In Paracoccus sp. TOH, a single window of DNA contains:
- a CDS encoding aminotransferase class I/II-fold pyridoxal phosphate-dependent enzyme has translation MAIPERFSNLPDYAFPRLRKLLAGIEPGGDPLILTIGEPRHALPDFVGPVMAESIADFGKYPANEGTAELLAAISGWLQRRHGLDVVPERIMALNGTREGLFNAALALAPERKNGQRPAILVPNPFYQVYAVAAAAVGAEPVFVPAAPETGHLPRFADLPAAVLERATVAYLCSPANPQGSIASEDYLEELIALAERHDFLVFADECYSEIWRDAPPPGALAVATRMGLPDRVVMFNSLSKRSNLPGLRSGFAAGGVEQIAQMRRLRSYAGAPLPLPVQRVSAMAWGDEGHVEASRALYQQKYAIADRVLGNVPGYQPVQGGFFLWLPVPDSVGDGEAAARKLWAEAGIQVLPGAYLARDGQAGNPGRNFIRVALVAPAEQTEAALNRLKNCLYQGG, from the coding sequence ATGGCAATTCCCGAGCGGTTCTCGAACCTGCCGGATTACGCGTTTCCGCGCCTGCGGAAACTGCTCGCGGGTATCGAACCCGGGGGCGATCCCCTGATCCTGACCATTGGCGAGCCGCGCCACGCGCTGCCGGATTTCGTCGGTCCGGTCATGGCCGAGAGCATCGCCGATTTCGGCAAATACCCCGCGAACGAGGGCACGGCCGAGTTGCTGGCGGCGATCTCGGGTTGGCTCCAGCGCCGCCACGGGCTGGATGTGGTGCCCGAGCGGATCATGGCGCTGAACGGCACGCGCGAGGGGCTGTTCAACGCCGCCCTGGCGCTGGCGCCCGAACGCAAGAACGGCCAGCGCCCGGCGATCCTGGTGCCGAACCCGTTCTATCAGGTCTATGCCGTGGCCGCCGCCGCCGTCGGCGCCGAGCCCGTCTTCGTGCCCGCCGCGCCCGAGACCGGGCACCTGCCGCGCTTTGCCGACCTGCCGGCGGCGGTGCTGGAGCGCGCCACGGTGGCCTATCTGTGTTCGCCCGCCAATCCGCAGGGCAGCATCGCCTCCGAGGATTATCTCGAAGAACTGATCGCGCTGGCCGAGCGGCACGATTTCCTGGTCTTTGCGGACGAATGCTATTCCGAGATCTGGCGCGACGCGCCGCCGCCCGGCGCGCTGGCGGTGGCGACGCGCATGGGGCTGCCCGATCGGGTGGTGATGTTCAACTCGCTGTCGAAACGCTCGAACCTGCCGGGGCTGCGCTCGGGCTTCGCGGCGGGCGGCGTGGAACAGATCGCCCAGATGCGGCGGTTGCGCAGCTATGCCGGCGCGCCGCTGCCGCTGCCGGTGCAGCGGGTCAGCGCCATGGCCTGGGGCGACGAGGGCCATGTCGAGGCCAGCCGCGCGCTTTATCAGCAGAAATACGCCATCGCCGACCGGGTGCTGGGCAATGTGCCGGGCTATCAGCCGGTGCAGGGCGGCTTCTTCCTGTGGCTGCCGGTGCCGGACAGCGTCGGTGACGGCGAGGCGGCGGCCAGAAAGCTTTGGGCCGAAGCCGGCATCCAGGTGCTGCCCGGCGCCTATCTGGCCCGCGACGGCCAGGCCGGCAATCCGGGCCGGAATTTCATCCGCGTGGCGCTGGTCGCCCCGGCGGAGCAGACCGAGGCGGCGCTGAACCGCCTGAAAAACTGTTTGTATCAAGGGGGTTGA
- a CDS encoding hybrid sensor histidine kinase/response regulator has protein sequence MFLRDDDPPGRRVEKLTRIADVLVERIDRLEESRGSAWSMFQAAVALEQEVQVRTRELEQALADLSERNRELAVARASAEEANRSKTRFLRAASHDLLQPLSAAKLFLSALKDTTLDPLQRELTDRLSGAFESVEELMHAVLDISRLDSQRIEFQRKPVDLGDMFRRLAVEYAPMAEAKGLRLSFAPTMAVVESDPTFLRRIAQNLISNAIKYTDRGGVLVGVRKRGERAWLEIYDTGIGIAAPDRARIFDEFQRIGREGGGVPGMGLGLSIVRRACAKLGHPIAMDSEPGRGTVFRVSLPLVAPGVEPARAEGAGGGPSLRGRVALVVENDDAMRRALELLLKDRLGMVPRVSGGIAEALAQMGDEPPDVVIADYNLDNGDTGLQAIAALRQAAGQAVPAILVTAQRAPELARASQSVDVPLLEKPIRPEDLQAMLQAMLA, from the coding sequence ATGTTCCTGCGTGACGACGATCCCCCCGGCCGGCGGGTCGAGAAGCTGACGCGCATCGCCGATGTGCTGGTCGAACGCATCGACCGGCTGGAGGAAAGCCGCGGCTCGGCCTGGTCGATGTTCCAGGCCGCCGTGGCGCTGGAGCAGGAGGTGCAGGTCCGCACCCGCGAGCTGGAACAGGCGCTGGCCGACCTGTCCGAACGCAACCGCGAGCTGGCCGTGGCCCGCGCCTCGGCCGAGGAGGCGAACCGCTCGAAGACCCGCTTCCTGCGTGCCGCCAGCCACGACCTGCTGCAGCCGCTGTCGGCGGCCAAGCTGTTCCTGTCGGCGCTGAAGGACACCACGCTGGACCCCTTGCAGCGCGAGCTGACCGACCGGCTGTCGGGCGCCTTCGAATCGGTCGAGGAGCTGATGCATGCGGTGCTGGACATCTCGCGGCTGGACAGCCAGCGCATCGAGTTCCAGCGCAAGCCCGTGGATCTGGGCGACATGTTCCGCCGCCTGGCGGTGGAATACGCGCCGATGGCCGAGGCTAAGGGCCTGCGGCTGAGCTTCGCGCCGACCATGGCTGTGGTGGAAAGCGACCCGACCTTCCTGCGGCGCATCGCGCAGAACCTGATCTCGAACGCGATCAAGTATACCGACCGCGGCGGCGTGCTGGTGGGCGTCAGGAAGCGCGGCGAGCGCGCCTGGCTGGAGATCTACGACACCGGAATCGGCATCGCCGCCCCCGACCGCGCCCGCATCTTCGACGAGTTCCAGCGCATCGGCCGCGAGGGCGGTGGCGTGCCGGGCATGGGGCTGGGCCTGTCGATCGTGCGCCGCGCCTGCGCCAAGCTGGGCCATCCCATCGCCATGGACAGCGAGCCGGGGCGCGGCACCGTGTTCCGCGTCAGCCTGCCGCTGGTGGCGCCGGGGGTCGAGCCGGCCCGGGCCGAGGGCGCCGGCGGCGGCCCGTCGCTGCGCGGCCGGGTGGCGCTGGTGGTCGAGAATGACGACGCCATGCGCCGGGCGCTGGAGCTGCTGCTGAAGGACCGGCTGGGCATGGTGCCGCGCGTCTCGGGCGGTATCGCCGAGGCGCTGGCGCAGATGGGGGACGAGCCGCCGGACGTGGTGATCGCCGATTACAACCTGGACAACGGCGATACCGGCCTGCAGGCCATCGCGGCGCTGCGCCAGGCGGCGGGCCAGGCGGTGCCGGCGATCCTGGTCACCGCCCAGCGGGCGCCCGAGCTGGCGCGCGCCAGCCAGTCCGTCGATGTGCCGCTGCTGGAAAAGCCGATCCGGCCCGAGGATCTGCAGGCCATGCTGCAAGCCATGCTGGCCTAA
- the gcvH gene encoding glycine cleavage system protein GcvH, translated as MLKYTEDHEWLKQDGDEITVGITAHASEQLGDVVFVELPEVGREVEAGEEIVVIESVKAASDIVAPVAGVITAVNEALPDAPGAVNEDPLAAWFFRIKPVSVDLSGFMDEAAYQALIG; from the coding sequence ATGCTGAAATACACCGAAGACCACGAATGGTTGAAACAGGACGGCGACGAGATCACCGTCGGCATCACCGCCCATGCCAGCGAGCAGCTGGGCGATGTCGTCTTCGTCGAGCTGCCCGAGGTCGGGCGCGAGGTCGAGGCGGGCGAGGAGATCGTGGTGATCGAATCGGTCAAGGCCGCCTCGGATATCGTGGCGCCGGTCGCCGGCGTGATCACCGCCGTCAACGAGGCGCTGCCCGACGCGCCCGGTGCGGTGAACGAGGACCCGTTGGCGGCCTGGTTCTTCCGCATCAAGCCGGTCTCGGTCGACCTGTCCGGTTTCATGGACGAGGCGGCTTATCAGGCGCTGATCGGCTGA
- a CDS encoding DNA translocase FtsK: MASWQAKHRDPLFDQSTQAALERRGKELLGAGLVILGVLIAMMLVSYSPDDPSFMSATDQPAQNYLGRFGAYVASALFMITGYGTWVLVVGAVVWGLRLMLHRGEERLMRGIFLPIAMVLVSIYATSMAPPPGWTQSFGLGGHLGDMLMGGMLSAMPMKASIAIKVLALLTAAGALAFLAFVLGFDRKELTAIRGFLAEGLATARILALHAVDRGARLSSGAARGLKTRAEARRDRVGRAGAAALPQAPRSGLPGLRPAPAPLAADRDFAPEPELIDPDTHYAEDDEPPSNAAISARITDAIRTRSDGNSLLSAVTARLAGARAAPARAEPPLSADEDEDEGEDFANPVSAAPFGAETPRVVVPPKKPAPSRQAQSEAQPALRFDEAAGHYEHPPLSLLTAPTTVERHQLSQEALTENARMLEAVLDDYGVKGQITEVRPGPVVTLYELEPAPGLKASRVIGLADDIARSMSALSARVSTVPGRSVIGIELPNARREKVVLREILASKAYGDGTQPLPLALGKDIGGGPVVANLAKMPHLLIAGTTGSGKSVAINTMILSLLYKLTPEECRLIMIDPKMLELSVYDGIPHLLSPVVTDPKKAVVALKWVVGEMEERYRKMSKMGVRNIEGYNGRVSEALAKGELFKRTVQTGFDEDTGEPVFETEEFQPETFPYIVVIVDEMADLMMVAGKEIEACIQRLAQMARASGIHLIMATQRPSVDVITGTIKANFPTRISFQVTSKIDSRTILGEQGAEQLLGQGDMLYMAGGSRITRVHGPFVSDEEVEEVVNHLKSFGPPSYMSGVVEGPDEERADSIDQVLGLSTGEGGDAELYDMAVAIVAKDRKCSTSYIQRKLAIGYNKAARLVEQMEEQGVVTPANHVGKREVLVPEV, translated from the coding sequence ATGGCGAGTTGGCAGGCGAAACACCGCGATCCGCTGTTCGACCAGAGCACGCAGGCGGCGCTGGAACGGCGCGGCAAGGAACTGCTGGGCGCGGGCCTGGTGATCCTGGGCGTGCTGATCGCGATGATGCTGGTCAGCTATTCCCCCGACGATCCCAGCTTCATGTCGGCGACCGACCAGCCGGCGCAGAACTATCTGGGTCGTTTCGGGGCCTATGTCGCCTCGGCGCTGTTCATGATCACCGGCTATGGCACCTGGGTTCTGGTGGTCGGCGCCGTCGTCTGGGGCCTGCGGCTGATGCTGCACCGGGGCGAGGAGCGGCTGATGCGCGGCATCTTCCTGCCCATCGCCATGGTGCTGGTGTCGATCTATGCCACCTCGATGGCCCCGCCCCCGGGCTGGACGCAAAGTTTCGGCCTGGGCGGCCATCTGGGCGACATGCTGATGGGCGGCATGCTGTCGGCCATGCCGATGAAGGCCTCGATCGCCATCAAGGTTCTGGCGCTGCTGACTGCCGCGGGCGCCCTGGCCTTCCTGGCCTTCGTGCTGGGCTTCGACCGCAAGGAGCTGACGGCGATCCGCGGTTTCCTGGCCGAGGGGCTGGCCACCGCCCGCATTCTGGCGCTTCATGCGGTGGATCGCGGCGCGCGGCTGTCCTCGGGCGCGGCGCGCGGGCTCAAGACCCGCGCCGAGGCCCGGCGCGATCGCGTCGGCCGGGCCGGGGCGGCCGCCCTGCCGCAGGCGCCGCGCAGCGGCCTGCCGGGCCTGCGCCCTGCCCCGGCGCCGCTGGCCGCAGACCGCGATTTCGCGCCCGAGCCCGAGCTGATCGACCCCGACACCCATTATGCCGAGGATGACGAGCCGCCCTCGAACGCCGCCATCAGCGCCCGCATCACCGATGCCATCCGCACCCGCTCGGACGGCAACAGCCTGCTTTCGGCAGTGACCGCGCGGCTGGCCGGCGCCCGCGCCGCGCCGGCGCGCGCCGAACCGCCGCTGAGCGCCGATGAGGACGAGGACGAGGGCGAGGATTTCGCCAACCCCGTCAGCGCCGCGCCCTTCGGCGCCGAGACGCCGCGCGTGGTGGTGCCGCCGAAGAAGCCCGCGCCCTCGCGGCAGGCGCAATCCGAGGCGCAGCCGGCGCTGCGTTTCGACGAGGCGGCCGGCCATTACGAGCATCCGCCGCTGTCGCTCTTGACCGCGCCGACCACCGTCGAGCGCCACCAGCTCTCGCAAGAGGCACTGACCGAAAACGCCCGGATGCTGGAAGCGGTGCTGGACGATTACGGCGTCAAGGGCCAGATCACCGAGGTCCGGCCCGGCCCGGTGGTCACGCTTTACGAGCTGGAGCCGGCGCCGGGGCTGAAGGCCAGCCGGGTGATCGGCCTGGCCGACGACATCGCACGCAGCATGTCGGCGCTGTCGGCGCGGGTCTCGACCGTGCCGGGGCGCAGCGTGATCGGCATCGAGCTGCCCAATGCCCGGCGGGAGAAGGTGGTGCTGCGCGAGATCCTGGCCTCCAAGGCCTATGGCGACGGCACCCAGCCGCTGCCGCTGGCGCTTGGCAAGGATATCGGCGGCGGGCCGGTGGTGGCGAATCTGGCCAAGATGCCGCATTTGCTGATCGCGGGGACCACCGGCTCGGGCAAGTCGGTGGCGATCAACACCATGATCCTGTCGCTGCTCTACAAGCTGACGCCCGAGGAATGCCGGCTGATCATGATCGACCCCAAGATGCTGGAACTGTCGGTCTATGACGGCATCCCGCATCTGCTGTCCCCGGTCGTCACCGATCCCAAGAAGGCGGTCGTCGCCCTGAAATGGGTGGTGGGCGAGATGGAGGAACGCTATCGCAAGATGTCCAAGATGGGCGTGCGCAACATCGAGGGCTATAACGGCCGCGTGAGCGAGGCGCTGGCCAAGGGCGAGCTGTTCAAGCGCACCGTGCAGACCGGCTTCGACGAGGATACCGGCGAGCCGGTCTTCGAGACCGAGGAATTCCAGCCCGAGACCTTCCCCTATATCGTCGTCATCGTCGACGAGATGGCCGACCTGATGATGGTCGCCGGCAAGGAGATCGAGGCCTGCATCCAGCGCCTTGCGCAGATGGCGCGCGCCTCGGGCATCCACCTGATCATGGCGACGCAGCGGCCCTCGGTCGATGTGATCACCGGCACGATCAAGGCGAACTTCCCGACCCGGATCAGCTTCCAGGTCACCTCGAAGATCGACAGCCGCACCATCCTTGGCGAACAGGGTGCCGAGCAACTGCTGGGTCAGGGCGACATGCTCTACATGGCCGGCGGTTCGCGCATCACCCGCGTCCACGGGCCCTTCGTTTCCGACGAGGAAGTCGAGGAGGTGGTGAACCACCTGAAAAGCTTCGGCCCGCCCAGCTACATGTCCGGCGTGGTCGAAGGCCCGGACGAGGAGCGCGCCGACAGCATCGACCAGGTGCTGGGGCTCAGCACCGGCGAGGGCGGCGATGCCGAGCTTTACGACATGGCCGTCGCCATCGTGGCCAAGGACCGCAAATGCTCGACCTCGTATATCCAGCGCAAGCTCGCCATCGGCTACAACAAGGCCGCGCGTCTGGTCGAGCAGATGGAAGAACAGGGCGTCGTCACCCCCGCGAACCATGTCGGCAAGCGCGAGGTGCTGGTGCCGGAGGTGTAA
- the gcvP gene encoding aminomethyl-transferring glycine dehydrogenase: protein MGKWTPTDYNPDDFANRRHIGPSPAEMAAMLKVVGTETLEELIGQTVPASIRQSEPLDWPALSEAALLQRMREVAAKNQVMTSLIGQGYYGTVTPPAIQRNILENPAWYTAYTPYQPEIAQGRLEALLNYQTMVADLTGLPVANASLLDEATAAAEAMAMAQRAAKSKARAFFVSENLHPQTVAVIETRAAPLGIEIVRGRQCDPSQVFGAIFQYPGTFGEIRDYSAEIAALHAAGAVAIMATDLLALCVLKEPGAMGADIAIGSAQRFGVPMGYGGPHAGFMACRDELKRAMPGRIVGVSIDAKGNQAYRLSLQTREQHIRREKATSNVCTAQALLAVMASFYAVFHGPVGLRAIAQRVHLNAVTLAEALRAAGAEVQPEAFFDTVTVRVGVGQAGILAAARHRGINLRKVGRDRVGISVDETTDAGVIARVLDAFGITDPAAPAEAPAIPEPLIRESDYLTHPVFHMNRAESEMMRYMRRLSDRDLALDRAMIPLGSCTMKLNAAAEMMPITWPEFGALHPFAPEDQAAGYHEVFADLTEKLCAITGYDAFSLQPNSGAQGEYAGLLTIAAYHKARGETRDICLIPVSAHGTNPASAQMAGMRVVVVKSAPNGDIDLEDFAAHAAKAGDRLAAVMITYPSTHGVFEDTVREVCRITHEHGGQVYIDGANMNALVGLVKPGEIGGDVSHLNLHKTFAIPHGGGGPGMGPIGVKAHLAPFLPADPRTGSGAVSAAPWGSASILLISWAYILMMGGEGLTQATRVAILNANYVASRLAGAYPVLFMGNRGRVAHECILDTRPFQDHGVTVDDIAKRLIDNGFHAPTMSWPVAGTLMVEPTESETKAEIDRLITAFLAIRDEITEIAEGRISAEASPLRHAPHTVEDLVADWDRAYSREQGCFPPGAFRVDKYWPPVGRVDNAYGDRNLICTCPPLEAYAEAAE, encoded by the coding sequence ATGGGTAAATGGACCCCGACCGACTATAATCCCGACGATTTCGCCAATCGCCGTCACATCGGGCCTTCACCGGCCGAGATGGCGGCGATGCTGAAGGTCGTGGGCACCGAGACGCTGGAGGAGCTGATCGGCCAGACCGTGCCGGCGAGCATCCGGCAATCCGAACCGCTGGACTGGCCGGCGCTGTCCGAGGCGGCGCTGCTGCAGCGCATGCGCGAGGTGGCGGCGAAGAACCAGGTCATGACCAGCCTGATCGGGCAGGGCTATTACGGCACCGTCACGCCGCCGGCGATCCAGCGCAACATCCTGGAGAACCCGGCCTGGTATACCGCCTACACCCCCTATCAGCCCGAGATCGCTCAGGGCCGGCTGGAGGCGTTGCTGAATTATCAGACCATGGTCGCCGATCTGACCGGGCTGCCGGTGGCCAATGCTTCGCTGCTGGACGAGGCGACCGCCGCCGCCGAGGCCATGGCCATGGCGCAGCGCGCGGCGAAGTCCAAGGCCCGAGCCTTTTTCGTCAGCGAAAACCTGCATCCGCAGACCGTCGCCGTGATCGAGACCCGCGCCGCGCCCTTGGGCATCGAGATCGTCCGCGGCCGGCAATGCGACCCTTCGCAGGTCTTCGGCGCCATCTTCCAGTATCCCGGCACCTTCGGCGAGATCCGGGACTACTCCGCCGAGATCGCGGCGCTGCATGCGGCGGGCGCGGTGGCGATCATGGCCACCGACCTGCTGGCGCTTTGCGTGCTGAAGGAGCCGGGCGCCATGGGGGCCGATATCGCCATCGGCTCGGCGCAGCGCTTCGGCGTGCCCATGGGCTATGGCGGTCCGCATGCCGGTTTCATGGCCTGCCGCGACGAGCTGAAGCGCGCGATGCCGGGGCGGATCGTCGGCGTGTCCATCGACGCCAAGGGCAACCAGGCCTATCGCCTGTCGCTGCAGACCCGCGAGCAGCATATTCGCCGCGAAAAGGCGACCTCGAACGTCTGCACCGCCCAGGCGCTGCTGGCGGTGATGGCGAGCTTCTATGCGGTGTTCCACGGGCCGGTGGGCCTGCGCGCCATCGCCCAGCGGGTGCATCTGAACGCGGTCACCCTGGCCGAGGCGCTGCGCGCCGCCGGGGCCGAGGTCCAACCCGAGGCGTTTTTCGACACCGTCACCGTGCGGGTGGGCGTGGGGCAGGCGGGGATCCTGGCCGCCGCCCGGCATCGCGGCATCAACCTGCGCAAGGTCGGGCGCGATCGGGTCGGCATCTCGGTCGACGAGACCACGGATGCGGGCGTGATCGCCCGGGTGCTGGACGCTTTCGGCATCACCGATCCGGCCGCGCCGGCCGAGGCGCCGGCGATCCCCGAGCCGCTGATCCGCGAAAGCGACTACCTGACCCATCCGGTCTTCCACATGAACCGGGCGGAATCCGAGATGATGCGCTATATGCGCCGGCTGTCGGACCGCGACCTGGCGCTGGACCGGGCGATGATCCCGCTGGGCAGCTGCACGATGAAGCTGAACGCGGCCGCCGAGATGATGCCGATCACCTGGCCGGAATTCGGCGCGCTGCATCCCTTTGCGCCCGAGGACCAGGCCGCCGGCTATCACGAGGTCTTTGCCGACCTGACCGAGAAGCTCTGCGCGATCACCGGCTATGACGCGTTCTCGCTGCAGCCGAACAGCGGCGCGCAGGGCGAATATGCCGGCCTGCTGACCATCGCCGCCTATCACAAGGCGCGCGGCGAAACGCGCGACATCTGCCTGATTCCCGTCAGCGCCCATGGCACCAACCCGGCCAGCGCGCAGATGGCGGGGATGCGGGTCGTGGTGGTGAAATCGGCGCCGAACGGCGATATCGACCTGGAGGATTTCGCCGCACATGCGGCGAAGGCCGGGGACAGGCTGGCGGCGGTGATGATCACCTATCCCTCGACCCACGGTGTCTTCGAGGACACGGTGCGCGAGGTCTGCCGCATCACCCACGAGCACGGCGGCCAGGTCTATATCGACGGCGCCAACATGAATGCGCTGGTCGGTCTGGTGAAGCCGGGCGAGATCGGCGGCGATGTCAGCCACCTGAACCTGCACAAGACCTTCGCCATCCCGCATGGCGGCGGCGGTCCGGGCATGGGGCCGATCGGGGTCAAGGCGCATCTGGCGCCCTTCCTGCCCGCCGATCCGCGGACCGGCTCGGGGGCGGTCTCGGCGGCGCCCTGGGGCTCGGCCTCGATCCTGCTGATCTCCTGGGCGTATATCCTGATGATGGGCGGCGAGGGGCTGACCCAGGCGACGCGTGTGGCGATCCTGAACGCGAACTATGTCGCCAGCCGGCTGGCCGGGGCCTATCCGGTGCTGTTCATGGGCAATCGCGGCCGGGTGGCGCATGAATGCATCCTGGACACGCGGCCGTTCCAGGACCATGGCGTGACCGTGGACGACATCGCCAAGCGGTTGATCGACAACGGTTTCCACGCGCCTACGATGAGCTGGCCGGTCGCCGGCACGCTGATGGTCGAGCCGACGGAATCGGAAACCAAGGCCGAGATCGACCGGCTGATCACCGCCTTCCTGGCGATCCGCGACGAGATCACCGAGATCGCCGAGGGCCGGATCAGCGCCGAGGCCAGCCCGCTGCGCCACGCCCCGCATACGGTCGAGGATCTGGTCGCCGACTGGGACCGCGCCTATTCGCGCGAGCAGGGTTGCTTCCCGCCGGGCGCTTTCAGGGTGGACAAATACTGGCCTCCGGTCGGGCGGGTGGACAATGCCTATGGCGATCGCAACCTGATTTGCACCTGCCCGCCGCTTGAGGCCTATGCCGAGGCGGCAGAGTGA
- the gcvT gene encoding glycine cleavage system aminomethyltransferase GcvT yields the protein MAELRRTMLYDLHLSRGAKMVPFAGWDMPVQYPMGVLNEHLHTRSHAGLFDVSHMGQVILRGPGVAEALETLVPADVVGLAEGRQRYGLFTNDAGGILDDLMIANKGDHLFLVVNAACAEQDIAHLRRLEAAGILVQPVTDRGLLALQGPEAAQVLARLVPGAQAMKFMDVAEFDWQGATLWVSRSGYTGEDGFEISVPGDRTVALAEALLAEPEVAPIGLGARDSLRLEAGMPLYGHDMDASTLPGAAGLGWSIPKVRRAGGARAGGFPGAGPILQELAEGAARSRMGLRPEGRAPIREGVEIFDAAEGGAAIGTVCSGGFGPSVGGPVAMAILPAGLAAGTSLWAELRGKRLPVTVTPLPFHKPSYKR from the coding sequence ATGGCCGAGCTTCGGCGCACGATGCTATACGACCTGCACCTTTCGCGCGGCGCGAAGATGGTGCCCTTTGCCGGCTGGGACATGCCGGTGCAATATCCGATGGGCGTGCTGAACGAGCATCTGCATACCCGCAGCCATGCCGGCCTGTTCGATGTCAGCCACATGGGTCAGGTGATCCTGCGCGGCCCCGGCGTGGCCGAGGCGCTGGAGACGCTGGTGCCCGCAGATGTGGTCGGGCTGGCCGAGGGCCGGCAGCGTTACGGCCTGTTCACCAACGACGCGGGCGGCATCCTCGACGACCTGATGATCGCCAACAAGGGCGACCACCTGTTTCTGGTGGTGAATGCCGCCTGCGCCGAGCAGGACATCGCCCATCTGCGCCGGCTGGAGGCCGCGGGCATCTTGGTCCAGCCGGTGACGGATCGCGGCCTGCTGGCCCTGCAGGGCCCCGAGGCCGCGCAGGTGCTGGCCCGGCTGGTTCCCGGCGCGCAGGCGATGAAGTTCATGGACGTGGCCGAGTTCGACTGGCAGGGCGCGACGCTCTGGGTCAGCCGCTCGGGCTATACCGGCGAGGACGGGTTCGAGATTTCCGTGCCCGGCGACCGCACGGTCGCGCTGGCCGAGGCGCTGCTGGCCGAGCCCGAGGTGGCGCCGATCGGGCTGGGCGCCCGCGACAGCCTGCGGCTGGAGGCGGGGATGCCGCTTTACGGCCATGACATGGACGCCTCGACCCTGCCGGGCGCGGCCGGGCTGGGCTGGTCGATTCCCAAGGTCCGCCGCGCGGGCGGCGCGCGGGCGGGCGGTTTCCCGGGCGCCGGGCCGATCCTGCAGGAACTGGCCGAAGGCGCGGCGCGCAGCCGCATGGGCCTGCGCCCCGAGGGCCGCGCGCCCATCCGCGAGGGGGTCGAGATCTTCGACGCGGCCGAGGGCGGCGCAGCGATCGGCACGGTCTGTTCGGGCGGCTTCGGCCCCTCGGTCGGCGGGCCGGTCGCCATGGCGATCCTGCCCGCCGGGCTTGCCGCCGGCACGTCCTTGTGGGCCGAGCTGCGCGGCAAGCGGCTGCCCGTGACCGTCACCCCGCTTCCCTTCCACAAACCGAGCTACAAGCGCTGA
- a CDS encoding SDR family oxidoreductase: MDLGIRGRKGLVCAASKGLGRGCAEALAEAGVDLVINARGAEALTATAEEIAAKHGVSVTPVAADITTEAGRAAVLDALGGQADILVNNAGGPPPGSWTDWSREDFIKAIDANMLTAIALMQALVPGMMERGWGRVVNITSQSVRTPIAILGLSNTARAGLTGFVAGMSRQVAPHGVVVNNLLPGIHATDRADSLDSGVARAEGISVDAARQRREATIPTRSYGLPEDFGATCAFLCSQHARFVVGQNILLDGGAANISI, encoded by the coding sequence ATGGATCTGGGGATCAGGGGCAGGAAGGGCCTTGTCTGCGCCGCGTCAAAGGGCCTGGGCCGGGGCTGCGCCGAGGCGCTGGCCGAGGCCGGGGTCGATCTGGTCATCAACGCCCGCGGCGCCGAGGCGCTGACGGCCACGGCCGAGGAGATCGCGGCGAAGCACGGCGTTTCGGTCACGCCGGTCGCCGCCGACATCACCACCGAGGCAGGCCGCGCCGCGGTGCTCGACGCTCTGGGCGGGCAGGCCGACATCCTGGTCAACAATGCCGGCGGCCCGCCGCCCGGCAGCTGGACCGACTGGTCGCGCGAGGATTTCATCAAGGCCATCGACGCCAATATGCTGACCGCCATCGCGCTGATGCAGGCGCTGGTGCCGGGCATGATGGAACGCGGCTGGGGCAGGGTGGTCAACATCACCTCGCAATCGGTGCGCACGCCCATCGCCATCCTGGGCCTGTCGAACACCGCCCGCGCCGGGCTGACCGGCTTTGTCGCCGGCATGTCGCGGCAGGTGGCGCCGCATGGCGTGGTGGTGAACAACCTGCTGCCCGGCATCCATGCCACCGACCGCGCCGACAGCCTGGATTCCGGCGTCGCCAGGGCCGAGGGCATCAGCGTCGACGCGGCCCGCCAACGCCGCGAGGCGACCATCCCGACCCGCAGCTATGGTCTGCCCGAGGATTTCGGCGCCACCTGCGCCTTCCTGTGCAGCCAGCATGCCCGGTTCGTCGTCGGGCAGAACATCCTGCTGGACGGCGGCGCCGCGAATATCTCGATCTGA